The following proteins come from a genomic window of Gemmatimonadota bacterium:
- a CDS encoding BatD family protein — translation MSAPRPLRAAAAAAVLVACAGGSLAGQEREITIRTSVSEEVVIVGATVDYEIVIEGEGRETFEISPPAMPSGLVVTGQSQSSSLDIRLPGGVTRVQHLTLSVLARSAGEYRISGPAVRGGGAVVRGDAVTLTVIDGGGFAGPPGAPGPGADDISVRVILTADTVYVGEPVELTTEVLLSDAARRRLRGAPQYFPPTPAGFLIHDLGGGARRFATASDGRRFEVQRFRRAFVPLEAGTFRLPPARVELDLRQSLFDPEFPQFVESDRPGLVVLPLPSDGQPDGFRGAVGRYAVDAAIDPGTTSTGEAVRLEVIVRGRGYVKPLPPPMIAAGDGLDFVSPVEEADVESLNTGLGGEKRFSWIVVPERPGVFELPEVRYPYFDPEAGRYAVARAAPMRLEVRSVPDGPAVASTTLAAPREEPRPGGPLAWVRSATFVASQAAPLVAMALALLALLGGGRRAVSKGELDGRTEDMLRHWAYSDAQTRNATLRRWLVDRLERPDLIGATADDIAAAVGGMVAAPDQARELEELLRSLDATRYGRRRGVALDGDAGRELIRALHAELPRPVAPIDASDARRRRPRRAAVAALLAGLALLATAALTGAGSAADLEQFGAGLGALRGGEPARAAEALEAYVRANPRDPAGWYNLGLAEAGQDDSGRAIWAWLNGIRRAPSDELARANARALGAQESAIVRARGRVPASRAALTLLATLALYLAAVSVLMAARPGAQGSWRVAAGLVGAVAVSAALAGVVRDRARSLAVPLAASELRYEPTRAGEAAQTLIPGTALLMGERRDGWVRVRLPNPGSDRLAEGWIEEAEVAPIGSHAVP, via the coding sequence GTGAGCGCGCCGAGGCCGCTCCGCGCCGCCGCCGCCGCCGCCGTTCTGGTGGCCTGCGCGGGCGGCTCGCTGGCGGGCCAGGAGCGGGAGATCACCATCCGGACATCGGTGTCCGAAGAGGTCGTCATCGTGGGCGCGACCGTGGACTACGAGATCGTGATCGAAGGCGAGGGGCGGGAGACCTTCGAGATCTCACCACCGGCCATGCCGTCCGGTCTGGTCGTCACCGGGCAGAGCCAGTCGAGCTCGCTGGACATCCGACTGCCGGGCGGCGTGACGCGGGTGCAGCACCTGACGCTGTCGGTGCTCGCGCGCTCGGCGGGTGAGTACCGCATATCGGGCCCGGCGGTGCGCGGCGGCGGTGCGGTGGTTCGCGGGGACGCGGTCACGCTCACGGTGATCGACGGCGGAGGTTTCGCCGGGCCTCCCGGGGCGCCCGGGCCTGGGGCCGACGACATCTCGGTGCGCGTGATCCTCACCGCCGACACCGTCTACGTGGGCGAGCCGGTGGAGCTCACCACGGAGGTGCTTCTCTCCGACGCCGCGCGGCGTCGACTCCGCGGCGCCCCCCAGTATTTTCCGCCGACCCCCGCCGGCTTTCTCATCCACGACCTGGGCGGCGGGGCGCGCCGGTTCGCCACGGCGAGCGACGGACGGCGTTTCGAGGTGCAGCGCTTCCGGCGCGCGTTCGTCCCGCTTGAGGCGGGCACGTTCCGGCTCCCGCCGGCCCGGGTGGAGCTGGATCTGCGCCAGAGTCTCTTCGACCCGGAGTTCCCCCAGTTCGTGGAGAGCGATCGGCCCGGCCTGGTGGTCCTGCCCCTTCCTTCCGACGGTCAACCGGACGGGTTCCGGGGGGCCGTGGGTCGGTACGCGGTGGACGCGGCGATCGATCCGGGCACGACATCCACAGGAGAAGCCGTGCGGCTGGAGGTCATCGTGCGCGGACGAGGCTACGTGAAGCCCCTGCCGCCGCCCATGATCGCGGCGGGCGACGGCCTGGACTTCGTGTCGCCGGTGGAGGAGGCCGACGTCGAAAGCCTGAACACCGGGCTCGGTGGGGAGAAGCGCTTCTCGTGGATCGTGGTGCCCGAGCGACCCGGCGTTTTCGAGCTACCGGAAGTGCGCTACCCGTACTTCGATCCGGAAGCCGGGCGCTACGCGGTCGCGCGCGCGGCGCCCATGCGGCTGGAGGTTCGCAGCGTTCCCGACGGGCCCGCCGTCGCGTCGACCACGCTTGCCGCGCCGCGCGAAGAACCGAGGCCGGGCGGCCCCCTCGCCTGGGTGCGATCGGCGACCTTCGTGGCGTCTCAGGCGGCGCCCTTGGTTGCCATGGCGCTGGCCCTTCTGGCGCTCCTCGGTGGCGGCCGTCGCGCCGTGTCGAAGGGCGAGTTGGATGGGCGTACCGAGGACATGCTACGCCACTGGGCCTACTCCGACGCGCAGACCCGCAACGCCACCCTGCGCCGGTGGCTGGTCGATCGGCTGGAACGTCCGGACCTGATCGGGGCGACGGCCGACGACATCGCGGCGGCGGTCGGAGGGATGGTGGCCGCTCCCGATCAGGCGCGTGAGCTGGAGGAGCTGCTGCGCTCGCTGGACGCCACCCGCTACGGGCGCCGCCGCGGCGTCGCGCTGGACGGCGACGCCGGACGGGAGCTGATTCGCGCCTTGCACGCAGAGCTGCCGAGGCCGGTCGCACCAATCGACGCGTCGGACGCGAGGCGCCGCCGGCCGCGGCGCGCAGCCGTGGCCGCGCTGCTCGCGGGCCTGGCGCTGCTCGCGACCGCGGCGCTTACGGGAGCTGGCTCGGCGGCGGACCTGGAGCAATTCGGCGCCGGGCTGGGCGCGCTACGCGGCGGCGAGCCGGCGCGCGCCGCTGAGGCGCTGGAGGCGTACGTCCGGGCTAATCCCCGGGATCCGGCGGGGTGGTACAACCTGGGGCTGGCGGAGGCCGGCCAGGACGACTCGGGGCGAGCCATCTGGGCCTGGCTGAACGGAATCCGGCGAGCGCCGTCGGACGAGCTGGCGCGGGCCAACGCACGCGCGCTGGGAGCCCAGGAGTCGGCCATCGTCCGGGCGCGCGGGCGCGTTCCGGCCTCGCGCGCCGCGCTGACCCTTCTGGCCACCCTGGCGCTCTACCTGGCGGCCGTCAGCGTGCTGATGGCCGCGCGCCCGGGCGCCCAGGGGAGCTGGCGCGTCGCCGCCGGCCTGGTCGGCGCCGTCGCGGTCTCGGCCGCGCTTGCCGGCGTCGTCCGCGACCGCGCGCGCTCTCTCGCGGTGCCGCTGGCGGCGAGCGAGCTGCGGTACGAGCCCACCCGGGCCGGCGAGGCGGCGCAGACGCTGATCCCCGGAACCGCGTTGCTCATGGGTGAGCGCAGGGACGGGTGGGTGCGGGTACGGCTGCCCAATCCGGGCTCGGACCGCCTCGCCGAGGGGTGGATCGAAGAGGCCGAGGTCGCGCCGATAGGGTCGCACGCCGTACCGTAG
- the upp gene encoding uracil phosphoribosyltransferase: MPHEFANLTVVEHPLVRHKMTLLRDRDTSKKQFRELVDEISILLAYEATGDLTLEPAEVETPLEATVQERIAGKKLVLVPILRAGLGMVEAILRLIPSARVGHIGMYRDHETLEPVPYYVKIPADAETRDVLLLDPMLATGGSAADAITQLKKAGAARIRFVCIVAAPEGVQRLLEAHPDVRVYTAALDRELDEHGYILPGLGDAGDRMFGTR, from the coding sequence ATGCCGCACGAATTCGCCAACCTGACCGTCGTGGAGCACCCGCTGGTGCGCCACAAGATGACGCTCCTGCGAGACCGCGACACGTCCAAGAAGCAGTTTCGGGAGCTCGTCGACGAGATCTCCATCCTGCTCGCCTACGAGGCGACCGGGGACCTCACCCTGGAGCCGGCGGAGGTGGAGACGCCGCTGGAGGCGACCGTGCAGGAGAGGATCGCCGGCAAGAAGCTCGTGCTCGTGCCCATCCTGAGGGCCGGCCTGGGCATGGTGGAGGCGATCCTGAGGCTGATTCCGTCGGCGCGCGTGGGCCACATAGGGATGTACCGCGACCACGAGACCCTCGAACCGGTGCCCTACTACGTGAAGATCCCCGCGGACGCCGAGACTCGGGACGTACTCCTGCTCGACCCGATGCTGGCCACGGGCGGCTCGGCCGCGGACGCCATCACCCAACTCAAGAAGGCGGGCGCGGCCCGGATCCGGTTCGTGTGCATTGTCGCGGCACCCGAGGGAGTGCAGCGCCTCCTGGAAGCGCATCCGGACGTGCGCGTCTACACCGCGGCGCTGGACCGAGAGCTCGACGAACACGGGTACATCCTGCCCGGGCTGGGCGACGCGGGGGACAGGATGTTCGGCACGCGGTAG
- a CDS encoding PQQ-dependent sugar dehydrogenase, producing MPAQRRILALIAGFVAVGCAAERPDSADAQDGETPVVCVEDNGGITLPPGFCASVFADEVGPARHIAVREDGIVFVNLRAPRGQGWGGLLMLRDGDGDGVADASARIDDLGGGTGVTLDGDLVYVAATTAVHRIRVPMGTMEAVGAVDTIVAHVPRSCCRGGTHQAKPLVLRDGWLYLNVGSTGNACAEAHGQPGMDPCAQLDSTGGIWRFSTEATGQMQADGERYATGTRNVIGLTLGPDGLLYGVQHGRDMLVSWGFSVEDNAEKPAEEMFRIEQGDDFGWPYCYYDRQLERKVLAPEYGGDGEVTGRCADKKDPIVSFPGHWGPHAITFYEGDAFPERYRGGAFVAFHGSWNRAPLPQGGYNVAFVPFADGEPSGDWEVFADGFAGADVSPRGATHRPAGGAVGPDGALYVTDDRGGRVWRIVYAGD from the coding sequence TTGCCTGCCCAACGCAGAATCCTCGCTCTCATCGCCGGGTTCGTCGCGGTCGGTTGCGCCGCCGAACGTCCGGACTCCGCGGACGCGCAGGACGGGGAGACTCCCGTTGTCTGCGTCGAAGACAACGGAGGCATCACCCTGCCGCCCGGATTCTGCGCCAGCGTGTTCGCGGACGAGGTCGGCCCTGCCCGGCACATCGCCGTGCGAGAGGACGGGATCGTGTTCGTCAACCTGCGCGCTCCCCGGGGCCAGGGCTGGGGTGGGCTCCTGATGCTGAGGGACGGCGACGGGGACGGCGTGGCCGATGCGAGCGCCAGGATCGACGACCTCGGGGGCGGCACCGGCGTGACGCTCGATGGCGACCTCGTGTACGTGGCCGCGACCACGGCGGTGCATCGGATCCGCGTGCCGATGGGGACCATGGAGGCCGTGGGCGCGGTGGATACGATCGTGGCCCACGTGCCGAGGAGCTGTTGTCGGGGCGGCACCCACCAGGCAAAGCCGCTCGTCCTCCGCGACGGCTGGCTCTACCTGAACGTCGGCTCTACGGGCAACGCCTGCGCGGAGGCACACGGGCAGCCCGGCATGGATCCCTGCGCCCAACTGGACTCGACCGGCGGGATCTGGAGATTCTCGACAGAGGCGACGGGTCAGATGCAGGCGGACGGTGAGCGGTACGCCACCGGCACGCGCAACGTGATCGGCCTGACCCTGGGGCCGGACGGGCTGCTTTACGGCGTGCAGCATGGCCGCGACATGCTGGTCTCGTGGGGCTTCTCGGTGGAGGACAACGCCGAGAAGCCGGCCGAGGAGATGTTCCGCATAGAGCAGGGCGACGACTTCGGCTGGCCGTACTGCTATTACGACCGGCAACTGGAGCGCAAGGTTCTGGCCCCAGAATATGGCGGCGACGGCGAAGTCACCGGCCGCTGCGCCGACAAGAAGGATCCGATCGTCTCCTTTCCAGGGCACTGGGGCCCCCACGCCATCACCTTTTACGAAGGCGACGCCTTCCCGGAGCGTTATCGGGGCGGCGCGTTCGTCGCCTTCCACGGCTCCTGGAATCGTGCTCCGCTCCCGCAGGGAGGATACAACGTCGCGTTCGTACCGTTCGCGGATGGCGAACCGAGCGGCGACTGGGAGGTCTTCGCCGATGGCTTCGCGGGTGCGGATGTCTCGCCGCGCGGGGCGACCCACCGACCGGCCGGCGGGGCTGTCGGCCCCGACGGGGCGCTGTATGTCACGGACGACAGAGGCGGCCGCGTGTGGAGGATCGTGTACGCGGGCGACTGA
- the secD gene encoding protein translocase subunit SecD — MLGTLRGRAIVILAVIAGAFYFLWDTRQELCEPTSDDPAAGEVAIGCSWVNLGLDLQGGSHFVLEVSDPDGTLTDEAKRDAIDRAETVIRNRIDELGVREPLIQRVGAERLIVELAGSQDPERAKGVIKANAFLEFQLLHEGPRLADFVAALPRIDRAIVNELGPNALGDRALESVDGGGNTAVEELLFGGGDAPELTAEGDSAEAEAGAEQAAEGDTGAQTAEGPIEGDEDGAAAQDSAAGEEEADTLSTEPEDRPLTALLLNSGQPGIYFVRENDRELVERFLALESVDRAMPRDTEILWGADPIGVGAEPYWELYILNDEPAITGEHLEDAIPNIDPQFNQTIVQFEFNRRGGRIFERFTGQHIGDYMAIVLDNKVFSAPVIQARIGRRGQIELGAAPLLEAQDLALVLRAGALPAPLDIIEERTVGPTLGQDSIDKGTLAGIVGILLVILLMAIYYKVAGLLAIVALGVYLVLVLGGLAAFGATLTLPGIAGLILSIGMAVDANVLIFERTREELDAGKPARTAVDEGFQHAMSAIVDSNLTTLLTALILFQVGTGPVRGFAVTLSIGIIASFFSAVYVTRTLFLFYLARRRGARQVSI, encoded by the coding sequence ATGCTTGGCACCCTCAGAGGCAGGGCCATCGTCATACTCGCGGTCATCGCGGGTGCGTTCTACTTCCTTTGGGATACGCGCCAGGAGCTGTGCGAGCCCACCTCCGACGATCCCGCGGCCGGCGAGGTGGCGATCGGGTGCTCGTGGGTGAACCTCGGGCTCGACCTCCAGGGCGGGTCGCACTTCGTGCTGGAGGTGAGCGACCCCGACGGGACGCTCACGGACGAGGCCAAGCGCGACGCCATCGACCGCGCCGAGACCGTGATCCGAAACCGCATCGATGAGCTGGGCGTGCGCGAGCCTCTCATCCAGCGCGTGGGCGCCGAGCGGCTGATCGTCGAGCTGGCCGGCAGCCAGGACCCCGAGCGCGCCAAGGGCGTCATCAAGGCCAACGCTTTCCTGGAATTCCAGCTCCTGCACGAGGGGCCGAGGCTGGCCGACTTCGTCGCCGCGCTGCCTCGCATCGACCGCGCGATCGTCAACGAGCTGGGCCCCAACGCTCTGGGGGACCGCGCCCTGGAGTCGGTGGACGGAGGCGGCAACACGGCCGTGGAGGAGCTCCTGTTCGGGGGCGGGGACGCGCCCGAGCTGACCGCCGAGGGCGACTCGGCCGAGGCCGAGGCCGGCGCCGAGCAGGCCGCCGAGGGCGACACCGGCGCGCAGACGGCCGAGGGCCCGATCGAGGGCGACGAGGACGGGGCAGCCGCGCAGGACTCGGCGGCCGGCGAGGAGGAGGCGGACACGCTGTCAACGGAGCCCGAGGATCGTCCGTTGACCGCGCTGCTTCTGAACAGCGGCCAGCCCGGCATCTACTTCGTGCGCGAGAACGACCGCGAGCTCGTCGAGCGCTTCCTGGCCCTGGAGTCGGTCGACCGGGCGATGCCGCGCGACACCGAGATCCTGTGGGGCGCCGACCCCATCGGCGTGGGCGCCGAGCCGTACTGGGAGCTCTACATCCTCAACGACGAGCCCGCCATCACCGGCGAGCACCTCGAGGACGCGATTCCCAACATCGACCCCCAGTTCAACCAGACCATCGTCCAGTTCGAGTTCAACCGCCGTGGCGGCCGGATCTTCGAGCGCTTCACGGGCCAGCACATCGGCGACTACATGGCCATCGTGCTGGACAACAAGGTGTTCAGCGCGCCGGTCATCCAGGCGCGCATCGGCCGACGCGGGCAGATCGAGCTGGGCGCGGCGCCGCTGCTGGAGGCGCAGGACCTCGCGCTGGTGCTGCGCGCGGGCGCGCTGCCGGCGCCGCTGGACATCATCGAGGAGCGGACCGTCGGGCCGACGCTGGGTCAGGATTCGATCGACAAGGGCACCCTGGCGGGCATCGTGGGGATCCTCCTGGTGATCCTGCTGATGGCGATCTACTACAAGGTGGCGGGCTTGCTGGCGATCGTAGCGCTGGGGGTGTACTTGGTGCTCGTGCTGGGTGGCCTGGCCGCGTTCGGAGCCACGCTCACCCTGCCGGGGATCGCCGGCCTGATCCTGTCGATCGGCATGGCCGTGGACGCCAACGTCCTGATCTTCGAGCGTACGCGCGAGGAGTTGGACGCGGGCAAGCCTGCCCGGACGGCCGTCGATGAGGGGTTCCAGCACGCGATGTCGGCCATCGTCGACTCCAACCTGACCACGCTTCTCACGGCGTTGATCCTTTTCCAGGTGGGCACCGGACCCGTGCGCGGATTCGCGGTGACGCTATCGATCGGTATCATCGCGTCGTTCTTCTCGGCCGTGTACGTGACCCGGACCCTGTTCCTCTTCTACCTCGCGAGGCGCCGCGGCGCCCGCCAGGTGAGCATCTGA
- the secF gene encoding protein translocase subunit SecF: MRILSDTRYDFLGLRRRTYVFSAVVVGIGVVALAVFGLNYGVDFTGGTLVQLQFQQSTDAGAVRAALGDLGADADISQYGSDAEFLVRMPSFEQAGQNVTERLDGLMDAAYGADVGSVVRVEAVGPKVGSELQLRALLAILLSFVVTLVYLAFRFEMRFGVAAVVATVHDILVTLGLLALLRMEVSLATVAAVLTIIGYSLNDTIIVFDRIRENFGKGGRRADYKALVNRSINEVLPRTVITSGTTLVALLSLAMLGGEIIRPFALILILGVIVGTYSSIFVASPALLEIEDRWKRKQGGVAGSDSRNAKSPATPPAAARSQAS, encoded by the coding sequence ATGAGGATTCTTTCCGACACGAGGTACGATTTCCTGGGCCTGCGCCGTCGCACCTACGTCTTCAGCGCGGTGGTCGTCGGCATCGGCGTGGTGGCGCTGGCGGTCTTCGGGCTGAACTACGGCGTCGATTTCACCGGCGGCACGCTCGTCCAGCTACAGTTCCAGCAGTCCACCGACGCCGGCGCTGTGCGCGCGGCGCTGGGTGACCTGGGCGCGGACGCCGATATCAGCCAGTACGGATCGGACGCCGAGTTCCTGGTGCGTATGCCGAGCTTCGAGCAAGCCGGCCAGAACGTGACCGAGCGGCTGGATGGCTTGATGGACGCCGCCTACGGCGCGGACGTGGGCAGCGTGGTGCGCGTGGAGGCCGTCGGCCCGAAGGTGGGGAGCGAGCTCCAGCTCAGGGCGCTACTCGCCATACTTCTCTCGTTCGTGGTGACGCTGGTCTACCTGGCGTTTCGATTCGAGATGCGCTTCGGCGTCGCCGCGGTGGTCGCCACCGTGCACGACATCCTGGTAACGCTGGGCCTGCTGGCGCTTCTGCGCATGGAGGTTTCGCTCGCCACCGTGGCGGCGGTGCTGACCATCATCGGGTACTCCCTGAACGACACCATCATCGTGTTCGATCGCATCCGGGAGAACTTCGGCAAGGGCGGGCGCCGGGCCGACTACAAGGCGCTCGTGAACCGTTCCATCAACGAGGTGCTCCCGCGCACCGTGATTACCTCGGGCACGACGCTCGTCGCGCTCCTGTCGCTGGCCATGCTCGGCGGGGAGATCATCCGCCCGTTCGCGCTGATCCTGATCCTGGGGGTCATCGTGGGCACGTACTCGTCGATCTTCGTGGCGTCGCCGGCGCTGCTCGAGATCGAGGATCGGTGGAAGCGCAAGCAGGGTGGGGTGGCCGGATCCGATTCGCGCAACGCGAAATCCCCCGCAACGCCCCCCGCGGCGGCGCGGAGTCAGGCGAGCTGA
- a CDS encoding TatD family hydrolase — MEAQAGWGGRIRFAQREIPRNAPRGGAESGELTGPPSFFDSHCHLTEERLRVDVDEILERARAASVTRVVSIASDARDATRALDLARSHPGVFCTAGIHPHVADEASEEALGRVAALLDEAEVVAVGETGLDYHYDNAPRAAQRRAFEAHMKLAGDASLPAVVHCRSADADTAAVIRDFAPDVRGVLHCFAGEAPLLEAGLEAGWWVSFSGLVTFPNFPPRDLLSAVPGDRLLIETDSPYLAPVPHRGKRNEPAYVVEVARAVAAELGVDVDAVARQTTRNACEFYGLSA; from the coding sequence GTGGAAGCGCAAGCAGGGTGGGGTGGCCGGATCCGATTCGCGCAACGCGAAATCCCCCGCAACGCCCCCCGCGGCGGCGCGGAGTCAGGCGAGCTGACCGGCCCACCGAGCTTTTTCGACTCGCACTGTCACCTCACCGAGGAGCGCCTGCGGGTCGACGTCGACGAGATCCTCGAGCGCGCCCGCGCCGCATCGGTCACGCGGGTGGTCTCGATCGCCAGCGACGCGCGGGACGCGACCCGAGCGCTCGACCTCGCCCGCTCCCACCCTGGGGTGTTCTGCACCGCCGGCATCCACCCGCACGTGGCCGATGAGGCGAGCGAGGAAGCGCTTGGTCGCGTGGCCGCCCTGCTGGACGAAGCGGAGGTCGTGGCGGTCGGCGAGACGGGCCTCGACTACCACTACGACAACGCGCCCAGGGCGGCGCAACGGCGCGCCTTCGAAGCGCACATGAAGCTGGCGGGCGACGCCTCGCTGCCGGCGGTGGTGCACTGTCGCAGCGCCGACGCTGACACCGCCGCAGTGATCCGCGACTTCGCCCCCGATGTGCGCGGCGTCTTGCACTGCTTCGCGGGCGAGGCGCCCCTGCTGGAGGCCGGCCTGGAGGCGGGCTGGTGGGTGTCTTTTTCGGGGCTCGTCACGTTCCCGAACTTCCCTCCTCGGGACCTGCTCTCGGCCGTTCCGGGCGACCGACTCCTCATCGAGACCGACAGCCCGTACCTTGCTCCGGTCCCTCACCGGGGCAAACGCAACGAACCGGCGTACGTGGTCGAGGTCGCCAGGGCGGTCGCTGCCGAACTCGGGGTGGACGTCGATGCGGTGGCGCGCCAGACCACCCGGAACGCGTGCGAGTTCTACGGCCTGAGCGCCTGA
- a CDS encoding TIGR00153 family protein, whose translation MRTIAALFARSPFGPLLEHTERVHQTVELVPELFEAFTASDWSRVQEVYERISRLEHKADEVKNDIRDHLPSSLFMPVDRGDLLLFLKEQDAIADRAEDLAVLLTMRQTPTPDGLREPLAAFVDQVVRTSELWYETASALPTLQEASFAGPEVDKTLERIKRISDYEWEADKRQAETTRAVLAREEELGAVSVIFWMRILATLGDIANRAENTADRLRLMLARR comes from the coding sequence ATGCGGACGATCGCCGCGCTCTTCGCGCGCTCGCCGTTCGGGCCGCTGCTCGAGCACACCGAGCGGGTGCACCAGACAGTCGAGCTCGTGCCCGAGCTGTTCGAGGCCTTCACCGCTTCCGATTGGAGCCGGGTACAGGAGGTGTACGAGAGGATCTCCCGGCTGGAGCACAAAGCCGATGAGGTGAAGAACGACATCCGGGACCACCTGCCGAGCTCCCTGTTCATGCCGGTGGACCGCGGGGACTTGCTCCTCTTCCTGAAGGAGCAGGACGCGATCGCGGACAGGGCCGAGGACCTGGCGGTGCTTCTGACGATGCGACAAACGCCCACGCCCGACGGCCTGCGGGAGCCCCTGGCGGCGTTCGTCGACCAGGTCGTGCGCACGAGCGAACTGTGGTACGAGACCGCGAGCGCGCTGCCCACGCTGCAGGAGGCGTCGTTCGCCGGCCCCGAGGTGGACAAGACGCTGGAGCGGATCAAGCGCATCTCCGACTACGAGTGGGAGGCCGACAAGCGTCAGGCCGAGACGACCCGCGCGGTGCTGGCGCGGGAAGAAGAGCTCGGGGCCGTCTCGGTGATCTTCTGGATGCGCATCCTGGCTACCCTGGGGGACATCGCCAACCGGGCCGAGAACACCGCCGACCGGCTGCGCCTCATGCTGGCGCGGCGCTAG
- a CDS encoding inorganic phosphate transporter, giving the protein MDLGSGLLVVTLIGGAYMAWNIGANDVANAMGTSVGSGALTLKKAIILAAIFEFLGALLVGSHVTDTIRKGIVEVSLFAPTGPAGADGPLLLALGMLAALISAGAWLHVATHLALPVSTTHSIVGAVVGIGVATFGLAGVDWGTMLEIVLSWFASPVLGALLGFLTFVFIRRRILQSEDPAGASRKIGPYLVGLVVTIIFLSFIYKALKNVIEAPPFALAVGVSLALGAVATLASRPLIKRADAHPGGPYEHVERMFAVLQVATAIFVAFAHGANDVANAVGPLASVVTLARTGFQEIATTVPVPLWVLLLGGVGIVLGLATLGYRVIETVGRQITEMTPTRGFCAEFGAAATVLIASRMGIPVSTTHTLVGGVIGVGLAQGMAALNMRVVRNIIASWLATVPIAAAFSMTIYFVLRAIVF; this is encoded by the coding sequence ATGGATCTCGGCAGCGGGCTTCTGGTCGTCACGCTGATCGGCGGCGCTTACATGGCGTGGAACATCGGCGCCAACGACGTCGCCAACGCGATGGGTACGTCGGTGGGGTCGGGAGCGCTGACGCTGAAGAAAGCGATCATCCTCGCCGCGATCTTCGAGTTCCTCGGCGCCTTGCTCGTCGGCTCGCACGTCACCGATACGATCCGCAAGGGCATCGTCGAGGTATCGCTCTTCGCTCCCACCGGCCCGGCGGGCGCCGACGGCCCCCTCCTGCTCGCGCTCGGCATGCTCGCGGCGCTCATATCGGCGGGCGCCTGGCTGCACGTGGCCACCCACCTGGCGCTGCCGGTGTCGACCACCCACTCCATCGTCGGGGCAGTGGTGGGCATCGGCGTCGCCACGTTCGGCCTCGCCGGGGTCGACTGGGGGACGATGCTCGAGATCGTCCTGAGCTGGTTCGCGTCTCCGGTGCTGGGGGCGTTGCTCGGGTTCCTGACGTTCGTCTTCATCCGCCGACGCATCCTCCAGAGCGAGGATCCCGCGGGGGCGTCCAGGAAGATCGGCCCGTACCTGGTGGGCCTGGTAGTCACGATCATCTTCCTGTCCTTCATCTACAAGGCGCTCAAGAACGTCATCGAGGCGCCTCCGTTCGCACTCGCGGTGGGCGTCTCGCTCGCGCTGGGGGCGGTCGCGACCCTGGCGTCGCGGCCGCTCATCAAGCGCGCGGACGCCCACCCGGGCGGACCGTACGAGCACGTCGAGAGGATGTTCGCCGTGCTGCAGGTCGCGACCGCGATCTTCGTGGCGTTCGCGCATGGTGCCAACGACGTCGCCAACGCGGTCGGCCCGCTCGCGTCCGTGGTGACGCTGGCGCGCACGGGGTTCCAGGAGATCGCCACGACGGTGCCCGTGCCGCTCTGGGTGCTGTTGCTCGGCGGCGTCGGCATCGTGTTGGGGTTGGCCACCCTCGGGTATCGCGTGATCGAGACGGTGGGCCGGCAGATAACCGAGATGACCCCCACTCGAGGCTTCTGCGCCGAGTTCGGGGCGGCCGCGACGGTGCTCATCGCGAGCCGCATGGGCATCCCGGTGTCGACGACTCACACGCTCGTCGGTGGCGTGATCGGGGTGGGGCTGGCGCAGGGCATGGCGGCGCTCAATATGCGCGTGGTGCGCAACATCATCGCGTCCTGGCTGGCGACCGTACCCATCGCGGCGGCGTTCAGCATGACCATCTATTTCGTGCTCCGCGCGATCGTCTTCTAG